The DNA segment CAGCCGGCCAGGAGATACACGTTCTCCAACACCCAGCCAATCACCCGATCTGCACTGAAGATGAGCAACGACACGATCACGGTAGCCACGAGCGTGATCATTGTGTTGCTGATGAGCTCCGAACGCTTCGGCCAGCTCACCTTCTGCATCTCCTTAATGACTTCGTCGATGTACGTCTTGAGCTTGTTCATACTTTCCTTCTACCGGATCACAGCCCGTCCGGCCCATACGATGTAGAAAAAAGCGCCCCATGGCACGGGCGGCAGGACTCGAACCTGCAGCCTGCGGTTTTGGAGACCGCTGCTCTGCCAATTGAGCTACGCCCGT comes from the Rhodothermales bacterium genome and includes:
- the secE gene encoding preprotein translocase subunit SecE, with protein sequence MNKLKTYIDEVIKEMQKVSWPKRSELISNTMITLVATVIVSLLIFSADRVIGWVLENVYLLAG